TAGCCACAAACTTGTGTTTTCTTCCCTCCAAATAAGTTACAAAAGggcttcttctccttttctttttctgtctttctctctctctctctctctctctctctctctctcttctttttttttttttttttttttttaaatccacgcACTCATTTGCATGTGGTGAGGCTGAGGAGGGGCTCTGAATGTATAATCTTCTGCATTTAGTAGCCTGTAATCCCGACGCCTCTCTGTGATGTGATTTTCTCCTCTTGGTCCCCCATGAACAATTAACTTGTAATCTGCACAAACATACATTCTGTCGCTGCAGAGATGAGACGGAGGAACACCCATGGGACCCGGCGGACAAACTGCTCCGCGCTCCCCAAGGCAGATCACTTTCTGCAACAACTGGGCTCCATTAGTCCGCAGCCCAGTCCCTCATTTCATCCTCATTTCCCCTTTTCTTAACATTTGTGTTATAGCTGTTCggaaatgtgaaataaatctaGTCCCACCATGTCTGTGCTCTTTACAAACTGATGCTACTGTGCAGTCTGTGGCCTGCAGGTGCAAACATGTgacacaagaaaaataaaaaaatatcagattatataattttgatttatttgaaagTGGTAAAAGCGGGTAATAGTTGCTGAAAATCGTTCATGGGTATTCATTTCCTCATTTTAGAGCTTCATCCTAAATATTGTAGTGAActgataaagaaagaaaaaagtgcgTCTACATCCATAtcagatgggttagggttagggttagattagGGTTAAATTAATTCTCTATAAGAACATTTTCATGATTTTCATCATCACACTTGTAGTTTTCCACTTCAGATATTTAGCCTGTGACCACAACATTTGACCCAATTAGTTATTTAAATCTACTCTATTCTGTTAAATTgcattatattcatttatttccattttcttccGTTTTTGTTAGACTAAATAAACAATGGCAATACTGTAAAAAGTATTGCCATTGTAATTGCAATATTGTAAAAGTATTGTAGTTTTAAAGGTGTAGCAGTCACCACACCGTGGTAGTTTTTTTAAGCCAAGGCCTCGCTTCACTTTGGAGAATTACgcacaaaaatgttttcaaataataataatttactgAAAGAATATGCTAGAATTACATTTGTTTtagataaaatgaaatattagatTTAAGAAGATGAATCCTGCCTTTATGTGGAAATAAACCAGGTTTTTAGGCCTGTATTTCATTCAGGCTGTGGGTGAAAATGTGCatccataaaaaaaagaaatttaaccTAAACTAAACACCAGTAAGTGTAACAGAGAGTGGACGTGATAAATGTGGTTTGTACTTTTTTACGTTCAAAgtcagtattttaaaaaaaagagagaacgaCAGTAGATATGATTCATAATTCCAGTTTTATTGAAATTTCATCCAGGGACTCTGGGCgataataaatatttcatcagtCATCAacaatgtacaaaaataaagaCACGGGGTCTCTGGGCATAACAAATTCAGTTCAGCAAAAACAATCATGCTGTGATGTCACCAGTAGCCTATACCTTCAtgcaaaaacataaacataaaaataaacatcgAAATCAGAGCACAAGTGGACATACAATGGGCCACAAAATAAGAATAAATCTAAAACCTtagattttaaaacaaattagtGGCAGAATCATTTTAGCcaaatgtcattattttcatATAGAACTTGAGTTTAAAATCCTTGGTACAAGGCACAAAGAGCATTCTTCGTTTTCACAAAATGACGCctgatacaaaaaaatatgtaaaattaaacaaaatgttCATGCAGCCTCCTTCATCTTTCACATTGTGGTGTGACACTTAAACTCCACATCGTATTGCATGACACAGAACTTTTTAGTTTTACCTTCAACTGGCAAAGCATCAGTCTTTATAAGTCCTTGTTACAAGgaggaaaataacacattttttttctcatacgccaaacaagaaaacagacaaaacaacagcATGCATCAGTGAGGCCAAATCCACCCTCATGCCCTGAATTCTCTATTTACAAACATCGTTACATATATCAGTCTCTGCGTGTCTGTCACACACACGGGCATCATTTCATCACGTCCTTTCCCTCCCCTGTGAGTCTCGTGAGGCCGGTGGAGGTGATGGGAatctgtggaggaggaggcacCTGGCAGATGGTGCAGGGGCACGGCAGTCCGGCCCAGTGCTGGAAGCCAGAGCCCAGCTGCAGGGCCGGGGGCGCAGCCGGAGAGCCCTTCATCAAGGAGTGGGGGGCCCGGATAGACGGGAGTCCCGGCAGCGCGCTCGTCAGGGTGGAGGACGTGGAAGAAGACAGCGCGCTCCCGAGGAGAGGGTGCATCTGGTGGGCAGCGGCTGCGGCTGCGGCAGCGGCGGCTGCAGCTGCTGGGCCACCGGAGTGTGGTCCGGTACCGGCGGGGTGAGCCACGGTGCCACAGTGGAACGCGGAGTGCTGCCCTCCGTAAATCTCCCCCACCAGCCGCTTCATCTCATCCAAGGAGCTGGTGAGCATCAGGATGTAGTTCCTGGCGAGAAGCAGCGTGGCGATCTTGGACAACTTCCTAACCGAGGGCCCGTGCGCATATGGCATCACCTCGCGCAGGCCGTCCATGGCCAGGTTGAGGTCGTGCATGCGTTTCCTCTCCCGGCCGTTAATCTTGAGGCGGAGCTGGAACATTTCCTCCTCAGTGACTTGCTTCTTCAGTTTAtacttgttgctgctgctgttgctgctgctgcttcctacAGACTTGGTGTCTCCGGACCGCAGGTGCTCTGGTATCTTCTGGCGCTCACCGCTCTGCGTGGAGGAGGACACTGAGGAGcctgtgtggtggtggtggtgatgatgcaGATGAGGGAGGTGTTCTCGGAGAAACAAGCTGTCCATGTCCGGAGAGGAGGCTCTACTGCTCGGGCTGGAGTCTGAATTCATTTTATGAGATCGCTTCCGAGGTTGTTGGGTAGGAGGTCGCTGCTggcttcctccctctctctctctctctctctctctctctctctctctctctctttcaccttctcctctctctctctctctcgctctctctctctctctctccctctctctctcactccgtctctctctctttcctcctgaaGCCTTTAGTCACTCTGGTCACCTGATGTTGTCCGTATCCCTTCTGCTCCACGTTTCTGTCCTTCTTATCACATCAGTGACCACTTTGCCTCTGTGTCTGCCGgctttctttgtctgtctctctccgtgtgtgtctctgtatctcTGCGGTGAGGAGGACACTGATAGTGGGTATTTATACGTGCGGGCAGACAAAAGCAGCTTTCCTATTCATAACGCCTAGTTAGGAGGATGACGTGCCCGTTTGAAAGGGGGCGGTGTGCTTTGACTGTCCCAGTGACCGCGGTGCGCAACCATTCACTGCCATTGTCAGGACACTGTTGGGGGCACAGCgcgcctctcctctcctcttccctcctctcctcttcttttctcttatcTTCTATTTTCTTCGTGGATCAGAAAGTTGATCTTCCTGGGACAAACTGGTCAGTTTCAAAATTGTTTAATTTTTGTAAAAGTTATACATGTATTAGAGGTTGTTTTGAGCGTTtcctacattttatttttcaacagaaATTTTATATGATCTGTCATGTCTGTTGATCATTTCTTGTGGACTGCGCAATGCACATTTTACGCACGAAACCAAATCgcaaaaatgttcttttcttcaCATGTTTTGATCTCACAGGCAAAGAAATAACCAATTAAACGCACCAAAAAGGGGAGACCATGCTGTTCcttaaaaaaaagccacacaaaCAGTGTGTCCACCTTGGAGAGACAGTGTTGGTTCTTTGTCGTAAAATTTAAACCCGAGTCTCTGCTGTTTGGCTGATGGTTTCCTGAGGGAATGAAGAGGAATGGGAAGGGAAATTACTTTCCCACTGAGCGGCTCCTGCAGCCGCAGGGTGCGGGGCCTCCGTTGGGACAGAGGTAACATGCCCGCTCCGACACTCGGCACTCTGCTGGCCATATGGCAGCATGTGGGCGTCAGTGTTCACCAGCGTGCACCTCATGTCTAGACCTTCATaaaacttttcatttgttcCATGTGTTACTAAATGACagtttattttatgtctttgtaTAATAACATGGTGAGTTTATAAAAACTCTATTTCTCTGTTTTGATCAATAATAATCTGAACATTTTACttgaatttagtttttaaagCAAACTCACATGCACACCAACAAAACATTCATGTGCATAAAAAGAACGTAAGAATGCAAAATAAAGATGAGTTTATATATATCtgtttaaaaacagaaacaagtcaagaacaattaaaatcagccacataatataaaattatgaaaattaacacatgcacaaaaacatgcacatcTATCACAAATCCAAATTTACTGATGAATCAAGCAACCTACCATTAAATTTAACCACCCATTAAACCCCAAAAGGTGTTGgtgtattaaaaataaaggaCAATACATTAAATTGAGTCAGTATTGGCTATATTGAGCTGCTGAGAGTGCTCTCTCCACTCTGAAGAGTCTACTCCAGATCTGTTTTGTGGAGGTGGAGTGGAGGAACAGGCCACCAACAATAACATGTGGAAGTAACTGAAGCACTCTTCTCTCTGACCACCACCTCtacatccctccatccatccatctgtctgtctctccatcccAGCCATCCGCCCGTCTGTCTGCTCGCCCTGCCACCCAGCACTTCAAACCCCGATAATAAAGTCTGTCAGATTCAGATTCTACTCAGTGCTCTATCCTTTCGCCCGAGGAGATCCCCCTCGTAGaacagtaaaaatgtgtattcaCGGCCTCATTGTTGGCCCAGCAAAAGAGCCCTTCTCATAAAGGTGCTGCCAATGCAAAGAAAAGCGCTGGTCGGCTTTGCTCTCTCTTGGTGGCATTTGAAAGTGTAAAGCTTTGAATACCAATTGCTTGAACTGGACATATGTGAATCCGCTGTAAGCCTACTAATCCTGTCCCCaagtgtttctttgtgtgtgggGAGCCTCGCACACCCAAGAGAAAGTGTTCCTAATCCGGCCAATGTGGAAAAATGTTTGAAtgagagggacagaggagagctgagagagggctggatgaggtgtgtgtgtgtgtgtgtatgtgtgtgtcaggtgtcaATTTGTGCAGAAACACATActtttgatgcttttttaatgctttatttatgtattttggtgtttgtgtgcatgtgtgtgtccattttAAGGCCTATAGCTGCACACCACCAGGACATTGGTCTAAATGGAGGCAGTTATTCAATGTTCCTCACACTACGCCGCAGCAGGTCGCCCTTAATGTGCTCTTTTCACTGCGTAAGCTCCTCACTTTCCTTTTATTCTTATCTTTTAAtgtcttcccctctctcctcctctcacactctctccttcctctctccagctctatctctgcttcttctctcaCACGCCTTtctgattttgttgttttttagtctTTCTCTCATATATAAGTGgctctctgctctctcacaTCAGTTTTTCTGGGCAGCAAAAGGACAGTTGGTTAGCTGTATGTGTGCTGGCACTGAGGAGCATTTATTGGGTGATGTGCTCCTTCTGAGATCTAACAGATAATTATATAGATagagaaaagtgaacttatATGCTCTTATGAAACAACCAAcatcctctgtctttctcttctggGTGGGCCAGACCACAAGGCCCCCTCTAATAAGCTCAGGGCAGTAAACAGTGAATGGAGGCATCCCTGCAGCAGTATGAGAGGACAGTAGTCTGCACTCTCGCTATTACTGCGGCACAAACTGTCTCAGTTGAACATCTCTGTGCTGAAAGGAGCAGAGTGCTTAATGGGAGACAATACACACTTGGAGGGAGACAAGAGGTCAAGGTCACAGCCAAAGTGTCAAGGTTCCTCTCAAAGTGTAATCTGTGCTAGAAAACTGTGATATTTGTTGCTCTCATTTAGTTTTGGCTTGTAAAATCTATTGAAAATGAGGTTAGGTTCAGTTACTGTTGATGTGTGATTATCTGCAACCATTAacttttgaaaatgatttaatgtaATCACTTACTTTTTGATTTAGTTTTCCCATAAATGGAATTTGATTATATGGAATTTGATTTAATCTAATTTCTTACAAAACACCCCCACATCTATCTGAAACATAGTGGaaactgttaaattaaaaaagcaaGCTTCTATTCAATATTAAAAATgcttatttgtctttttttcatttaaaatgtgtgctgATCATTATGCCATCATACAATCCAAATGTCCAATCTTGTAAAAAGGCTTTTTGTGCAGTTGGAAGTTAGCATGTTAGCTATAAGACAAAGATATTACAGTACATGTCAAATCTGACAAAGTTCTCCCAGAGGAATATTGactgaaaacataaatataagtTGGTGTGgcataaatctttttttttttttgctattctTTCAGCATCAGTGGAGCAAAATCATCCTGAAAATGAGTGAAAGTCTGATTGGAAAATGTGCTATTcattaagaaataataaaactaacaGTACTTTTAGTGCTTTTGGTGTGCTGTCATTAGATCGAGGTACCAAACTGCAACCCAGGCTTATTATTCTGCCTGTTCCACCAAATGAGAATCAAGGTT
This portion of the Scomber japonicus isolate fScoJap1 chromosome 14, fScoJap1.pri, whole genome shotgun sequence genome encodes:
- the olig3 gene encoding oligodendrocyte transcription factor 3 gives rise to the protein MNSDSSPSSRASSPDMDSLFLREHLPHLHHHHHHHTGSSVSSSTQSGERQKIPEHLRSGDTKSVGSSSSNSSSNKYKLKKQVTEEEMFQLRLKINGRERKRMHDLNLAMDGLREVMPYAHGPSVRKLSKIATLLLARNYILMLTSSLDEMKRLVGEIYGGQHSAFHCGTVAHPAGTGPHSGGPAAAAAAAAAAAAAHQMHPLLGSALSSSTSSTLTSALPGLPSIRAPHSLMKGSPAAPPALQLGSGFQHWAGLPCPCTICQVPPPPQIPITSTGLTRLTGEGKDVMK